TGTCCTCCTGGATGGATGGAACTAGCAGTTAAGATCTGGCTGCTGACTCTGCTGCAGTAGTGACAGCAGAGGTATGGGATTTAGCCTTCCCAGGTTCTATCCCTTCTTCTTGCTCTGATTTTAATGTGTGACTGAATAAATCACATGACTCTGGGAGAAAACTTGGTTCTTGTGTTAGTGACAGAtctcctgttgacttcagaggATTTCTCTTTCCTCGAAAGAGATACTATATGAAACTTGTTTAGTTGGGGAAGTGAATACCGTTTGGCTGTACTTCTGAGGAGCCTGCACGCTGTTTTGCTTGTTCAGATCTGCTTGTcatttaataaaaggaaatatattcATTACTTGTCATTTCCAGCCAGAAAGATGGCTTGGAATTGCTTGGATTTGGAGCCTGCTCTTTCCTTCCTAGATGTCTGGTTTTGCCTTGTATCCAGCATTAGTTGGAGTAAAGCAGGAATTGTTTGTCAGGCTCTTCCAGGACAGCAGCACTGTTACTTTCTGAACAAAGATGCTCCTCTCCCAGATGGAAGAAGTCTTCAAGGAACTCTGATTAGCAAAATCGCCTTCCAGCACCCTGGACGGGTTCCTCTCATACTCAATTTGATCAGACATCAGGTGGCTTACAACACACTGATTGGCAGCTGTGTCAAGCGAACAGTTTTAAAAGAAGGTAGGTACTACATCAAGTGGAATATAATGTGTAGTTGATAGGGAACCCTGGGTAATTTTCTCAGATTTGGGAATAAGAAATAGGATGCTGATACTGCTTTTCTCttaccattttatttttctctatgtGGGGGTATTGAGCACGTGCCTCTGGTTCATTTCCTGTGATCTTTAATTTAATAGTTCCCTTGTTTTCCAGATTCCCCTGGGATCCTGCAGTTTGAAGTTTGTCCTCTCTCTGACTCCTGTTTTAGTGTGTCCTTTCAGCACCCTGTGAATGACTCCCTAGTGTGTGGTAAGTGGACTCAGTAAAAGCATGCATGTAATTATGAAAAGCATggcagggttttttccccctgtaaCCAGAATTTTGATCTCTTCCAAATGCCTTCTGTCTTTCAGTGGTAATGGATGTGCAAGATTCTACTCATGTGAACTGTAAGCTGTACAAAGGGCTGTCTGATGCTCTTATCTGTACAGATGATTTCATTGCCAAAGTTGTTCAAAGGTAAGCCAGAGCTTTTTGTGGTGCCATTCAGTGTTGTTCAGAGTGTTGTTTATAAACCAAAATGCAGTAGCTCACATGTGCTGTTGTTACTTGTACATGCCTACAGTAACACTTCACCAAGCCTTTCATCCTGCAGAAAATTCAGCTTTGGGGAGGAGAACTGGCAATGCCAAAATTGGCTCCAAAAGTACCCCAGAAGCAATATAGTGTGTCAGCTAAAATTAGTGCTTGAATATCTGGAAATTAGTAGTTCTCCCATATTTAATGTAAGGGCCCTTATAAAACTGAATTAACAAATTAGGATCTCTGTCTAATGATCCACATAGGTGATTTCTATCCACAACATTTTTTGAATGAGTTGTCATTATCCCCATTTCATTGGGGCCAGGCAGATTGAATGGCGCATTTGTGGTCTCTCAGCAGACCAGTGCCAGAACAAAAGAGGTGGTTCAGACCTTCTGAGTCTGGTGCTGTGCCTGTGGGACCAGGTACTCAGGTTAACTCTCCTTCCTGCTTTTTGAGCTCTAAGAGAGTAGTAATATTCAGTGAGAAAATCCTGGTGAGTACCATGGCGTTAGTATGGCATACTTCCAGCATTCATTGCTCGATGTACTCCAAAGCATATAGATGAactctgtgcccatctcataagTATCCTAGTGATTTTTGGAGCTGTTCTTTGAGTGAATTTTTGTAGTGATTCTTCATAAGGGAGGCAAACTTGGAGCCCTACTGAAAATTCCATTTCAGGCTTTGAATCTTAACTACTTATTTTAAGTGCGTGTCCGAGGTACCTACCTTTTTATGCCTTCTTCTGTAGTTGGTAGCTTTCAAAGTCTTGTAATGTGGAAAAGAGCCTCCTGCAGCTTGCCATTTACACAGGCCTTTTATCAAAATTCCTCAACACCAGCCGCCATTGTAGGCATTCAGAATACAGCAGGATGTTAACAGTACGCAACACAGACCTCTTGAGtgagaatatatatttttctttctaaacataGGCTTGCTGACCTTGAGTGGGATGTGGTGTTACCACTGCATTTTACAAGGTTTCAGGAAATGAGGCTTGTTATTCTTAGACAAAGGTGTTCCTTAGCAGAATCAGAGTAACAACCCAGATTGCATGTTTCCATCCTGTGCTTTAACTACAAGATCATCGTCTGTCAGTTACTAATAGAGTCAATTGTTTGATTAATTCTCCTGTATTTGTGTTTGCAAGGTAGTCTAGAGAGGCGCTGTTGTCTCATGGCTAGATAAGCAGGACAGGataaatataaacacaaataGAATAGCAGGGTTTTTACATGCCTGGACCTGTTGCTCTCTTGTGCCCAAGACTCTTAGCATTTCTTTTAGCTGTTGTCATTTCCTTTAGCTTTCCCTCCCCAAAATGGGAAATACTGTCTTGCCTCatttggctgctgcttttctgaggaAGTTGTTAAAACTACTTTAGTGAACATTGCTTAGGGCAGCAAAATGCATGCTAAACTCTTGTCTTGTGTTTTGCAGATGTATGTCCATTCCTGTGACCATGAGAGCAATTCGTAGAAAAGCAGAAACGATTCAGGCAGACACACCAGCCTTGTCCCTCATTGCAGAGACAGTAGAAGATATGGTGAAGAAAAATCTTCCCCCAGCCAGCAGCCCAGGGTATGGCATGACCACAGGCAGCAACCCAATGAGTGGTACCACTACCCCAACAAACACTTTTCCTGGGGGGCCCATCACTACTTTGTTTAATATGAGCATAAGCATGAAAGAGAGGCATGACTCGGTGGGCCATGGGGAGGACTTCAGCAAAGTGTCTCAGAACCCTATTCTCACTAGTTTGTTGCAGATCACAGGGAATGTGGGGTCTACCATTGGCTCAAGTCCAACCCCTCCCCATCACACACCACCACCAGTATCCTCACCAGCAAGCAACACCAAGAACCACCCCATGCTCATGAACCTTCTTAAAGAGAATCCCCCTCAGGATTTCTCTACTCTGTATGGGAGCAGCCCTCTTGAAAGGCAGAACTCTTCCTCTGGCTCCCCCAGAATGGAAATGGGCCCGGGGGggaataagcaaaagaaaaaaaaatcccgcaTCCCAGCAGACAAGCCCAAGCATCAGACTGAGGACGATTTCCAGAGGGAGCTCTTTTCAATGGATGTTGACTCCCAGAATCCTATTTTTGATGTCAACATGACTGCAGATACCCTGGACACCCCTCATATTACTCCAGCACCTAGCCAATGCAGCACTCCTCCTACTACATACCCACAGCCTATACCTCACTCGCAGCCCAGTATTCAGAGAATGGTTCGACTTTCTAGTTCGGACAGCATTGGAGCCGATGTTACTGATATCCTTTCGGATATAGCAGAGGAGGCTTCCAAGCTACCCACCACTAATGAGGACTGTCCACCCATTGGTACTCCAGTAAGAGACTCTTCTAGTTCAGGACATTCACAAAGTGCCCTCTTTGACCCAGATGTTTTTCAGACAAACAATAGTGAGAACCCATACACAGATCCAGCAGACTTGATAGCAGATGCTGCTGTGAGCCCCAACAGCGATTCttcaaaccatttttttccagatGGGGTAGATTTCAATCCTGACTTGTTGAACAGTCAGAGTCAAAGTGGCTTTGGGGAGGAATACTTTGATGAGAGTAGTCAGAGTGGAGACACTGATGATTTCAAGGGCTATACACCCCAGGCCCTAAGTACGTTGGGGGTGCAAGTGTTAGGGAGTGATGggggagaaaataaatttaaggGGAGCAATCAGTCCGATACGGTGGATTTTAGTATTATTGCAGCTGCAAGCAAAGCACTGGGGTCCTCTGACCTCATGGAGCATCACAGTGGAGGTCAGAGCCCTTTACTAAATACAGGggatttggggaaagaaaagtcTCAGAAACGGGTAAAGGAAGGCAACGGTTCTGGAAGTAACATGGCAGGTCCTGGGCTAGACGGGAAGCCAGGGAAGCGCAGCCGGACTCCATCCAGTGATGGTAAAAGTAAAGAGAAACTTCCAAAGCGGAAGAAGCAGGAAACAGATGGGAAATCTCCATCTCATAGTTCATCAAACAGGCCTTTCACCCCACCTGCAAGCACAGGTGGGTCCAAATCTCCTGGGAGTTCAGGCAGATCTCAGACTCCTCCTGGTGTAGCTACTCCTCCTATTCCAAAAATCACAATTCAGATTCCAAAAGGAACAGTAACTGTTGGCAAACCATCTTCACATGGCCAGTATACGAGTAGTGGCTCTGTCACCTCCTCCAGCAGCAAAAGCCATCATAGccattcttcttcctcctcctcttcctcctcctcttcaacCTCAGGCAAAATTAAAAGCAGCAAATCAGAAGGGTCTTCTggctcaaagatgagcagcagccTCTACTCGAGCCAAGGTGGCTCAAGTTCAGGTCAGTCCAAAAGCTCAGCTCAGTCTGTGGGAAAGCCTGGATCCTCCCCCATCACCAAGCATGGCCTCAGCAGCGGTTCTGGAAGTACCAAGATGAAACCTCAAGGAAAGCCATCATCACTTATGAACCCTTCTATGAGTAAACCAAACATCTCTCCATCTCATTCTAGACCCTCAGGAGGTTCTGACAAGCTTGCTTCTCCCATGAAACCTGTTCCAGGTACTCCCCCATCTAAAGCAAAGTCACCTATAAGTTCAGGTTCTGGAGGTTCCCATATGTCTGGGGCTGGATCAAGCTCAAGTATGAAATCCTCTTCAGGAATGGGATCCTCTGGGTCTATGTCTCAGAAACCACCTCCTTCATCAAACTCTTCTACAGcatcttcatcttccttttcatCTAGTGGGTCTTCCATGTCTTCATCCCAAAACCAGCATGGAAGTTCCAAAGGCAAGTCTCCTAGCAGAAACAAGAAGCCATCTCTGACTGCAGTCATAGACAAACTTAAACATGGGGTTGTCACTAGCGGGCCTGGTGGTGAAGACCCGATGGATGGACAAATGGGGCCAAGTTCCAATTCCTCAAGCCATACTATGTCCTCCAAACACAATATGTCTGGAGGTGAGTTCCAGGGCAAACGTGAGAAGAGTGACAAAGAGAAATCtaaagtctctgtttctggagggTCTGTTGACTCTTCCAAGAAGACTTCAGATTCCAAAAATGTTGGAAGCACTGGAGTGGCCAAAATTATCATCAGCAAGCATGATGGTGGCTCCCCTAGTATTAAAGCCAAAGTAACTTTGCAGAAACCTGGGGAAGGAGGTGGGGATAGCTTAAGGCCTCAGATGGCTTCTTCCAAAAGCTATGGATCCCCTCTAATTAGTGGGTCTACTCCAAAACATGAACGCTGCTCTCCCAGCCACAGTAAGTCACCAGCATACACTCCCCAAAACATAGACAGTGAGAGTGAGTCGGGCTCTTCCATAGCAGAGAAATCCTATCAGAACAGCCCCAGCTCGGATGATGGCATTAGGCCTTTGCCTGAATATAGCTCAGAAAAACATAAGAAgcacaaaaaagagaagaaaaaagtgaaagacaAAGACAGGGACAGAGATCGGGATCGTGATAAAGACAGAGACAAGAAGAAGTCTCACAGCATTAAGCCAGAGAGCTGGTCTAAATCCCCAATTTCAGCTGATCAGTCTCTCTCCATGACAAGCAGTGCTATCATTTCAGCTGAGCGATCGTCCCGAGGTAGCCCCGAGTTTTTGATTGGGGAAGAAGACGACGATCTCATGGATGTTGCTCTAATtggaaattaattttcttaatatCTTTAAAAGATGAGCTGTACACAGGACCTGCAGGTTCtagagatggaaagaaaagaaccaTTCATTGCATACCTGCCACACTGATTTTTAAGAGGTgtgttttaagagaaaaaaagtatttccaaGGATCTCAAAAGTCTGAACAGAACACGTGTGAGTGCCGACCTCTGGCTGTGTCCAGCAGCTCCATATGGCAAGCCAGGTTCCTGACTGTGGCCTTGGTCCTGCGGATACTTACACTCATTCTTAATTTAGAAGTATTAATAGTCCTGTTAAAAATAACGGGCATAAAGCTAAGTATGCGTGTAAGTGTGCGAGCAGACCCCAAAGTGGTGCAAACAGAAACATAGGCTATTCTGGGAGAATCTGACTTCTTCTGCCCCCTCTTCCCCTTCAGAATAAGTTGATCTGGTTTTTAGGAAGTTTTAAGCTAATTATTTTAGGGCATGTTTTGGGGTtgggttttattctttttataatggtggttggaggaaaaaaatgctttttaattgtttttatttttgtggcaTTTCTTCATTCAGTGCCTGATTTGGAGCGGTGCTGAGGAACTTGATCTTCCTCTGATGGGGCCACTCTGCAAAATCAGGCACTGTGTTCTGATGTATATCAGCATTTTATTCCAGGTCAAAGTGATGAAGGATAACTGTCTTATGTTTGACTTTCCTTTCACTTTAGCTATTTACTTATGTCCATATTTGAATGCCTCGTGCTGCTTGTTTTCACATAGTCTCTGTTTTAATTGTATGATGGCAGAGCCCAAAGGGACTTGGCAATTTGGGTAGAACCTATGGTTTTGGAAAGCTCTGCAAACATGCAGCCACTGTAGCTTTGGTGAAGTTGGTGAAATTCCGGCATGCATTGGAgcaaaactaaatttaaaaaggGACACCACTGTCTTAATCTGAGCATTGCTTCCTTGAAAGCCTAGCAAACAGAATTTCCCCAGAATTCCCTGATGCTGCATTTGTAAAGAGACAGACTTTACAAGCTGCGCACAAGACCCAATTCTGCAAACACTTTAGAACTATGCTTAATTTATCTGCTATGAATACTTTCATTAATGTTGATAGGACAACTAGTGTGCATTCATGGTTAAAAAATTGGGCCTTATTTTCTCAATCTGCTTCTGTTGCTGAAATGCTtacagtttggttttttttttcttttaacttgcaGCACACTTCTCAAATAGTAATTCTGGTAATGCACACAAGCATTCCCTTCTCTCTCTGGGAGGTGTTAGCCTAGCAGTGTGAGTCATTCATGTCCTGGTGTTCGCACGCACTTACActgctggaaaaaacagaccCTAACTGCTTCATCTGGATAAAGATTGCAGCAGAAACAGTGTTTTCCTTAAATGATGGATTTTGCCTTTTTGGCTGGACTTAAGAGCATGATTCTGCTGTCCTCTATGGTTTTATCTTGGTCCCTGAAAGGAAACAGACTGAGGAggaagatgttttatttttaaaagcaattaaagcTGTTTTGCCTAAGAGGAAAAATGGGAAATCAAGAAAGAGTTCTGTGAACCCGTCTCCTTTGAATTTTGTACTGGGCAGAATCCTGCTCCCattgagttttgccattgactcctggaggccaggatttcacccatgGGGAAGAGATTATACTTCGCATACGGGGATGTGGTCTGAAAACATGTCAAGGCTTTAAGTTTCTTTTAAACCACAGAAATCTCCAGTCATACTTACAATCTGACCCCAATAATAACTCCAGACAAGCAGTTTCTTCTCTGGCTCATCAAAAGCCATAGCAAAGCAGATGTCTTTTCAGCAGGGCAGCAACTGTTTAATTAATTGTAGGGATTTTTCACCCCTTCTTCCTGTCTTCAGCTGAATTCCGGGGTTCCCATACAGTGCAGGAGCCATGAATTTCTCCAAATCCACCCCAAACTTTGGGGAGCTCTCCGTTCTTGTATTTTCCAACCTTCATCCTATGCTCCTAGTGGTCTGCATACAATAGCTTCCCTCTCACAAATGTTCCCATCTTCATGCGCTGAGATGATAGAAAAGTAGTAAATATAAGTCTAAACCTGGAGCAAATGACATTATCTTATGCAGCATCAGAATTGTGTGACTGTGGGGTGTCTATGAAGAGGATGTAAGAAATACAACACCAGATGACTTTATCTTGAGACCCTGCTACAGCGGCTGCATCTCGGAAATAATACCTGTTCAGACTCCAACAGGTTGTCATCTGTTTTAATTCTGTCCCTCTCATTTTaagttgctttgttttaaaagagcCCTTTGAACTGTTCTGGGTTGTGTGAAGGTATAAACAGCCTTCAAAAATAGCACTCTTACAGAGTTGAATCAGGACTGGGGATTTCAAGGAATGGTTTGCTGGATACTTGTCATTAATTGGAGTGATGTTTTACTGATATGAAACATacattaaaagttaaaaataaatactgttcGGCTTCGTAATTAAcacataaatgcattttaaatgaaagagcTGAACATGTTTCCTTCTCTGCTTGCCCAAGACCAAAGTTCAATATTCTAAATTTCTCCTGCAAAAGGTGGGCATCACGAACACCTACAGAAGTACAGGGAACAAAGTCTCATCCTCTCTAAGCCTCTGTGACACCAAGTGCTGCAAGAGAAACTGAGTCCTGAACTGTGGTCATAGCAGGTAATAAGCTTTTTGATCCATTTTGATGCACTGTACCCTTTCCCCTTTGTACCCCCTTCGTTTTATATCATGTGAGAAAAAGATATACCAGAGTCAGGCAACAGTTGCATGATGCTTCTATTGCATTGATTAGAGATGAGGTACACCTGTCAATATTACACAGACATTTTACATGTAAATGCTTGGTCTCttacaaatgttttatttttaaaatatttttgcttattcTCTACAATATTTTACATCTTTCAGTATTGGAAAGATAAATGtgtaaacaaaataaaagccAAACCTTTTAATCTCAGGTAGAGGAATTgagattaaaagaaaatggttCTTTCCTAAATGGTCATTATGTAAATATGTGTcttgaaatttgcttttttgtGGGCAACCTTGTAAATAATTCTGGctactttttcattcttttttgatGTAGAGTGTACTTTCAACTTTTTTGGAAATATTGCAAAGAACATGTTTATTTACATGCAAATAAATCTCTTTGGTAAAGAGGTCTTAATGTTTTCTGGAAACCGTTCTGCTTCCCTAGAGCtgactttctgcagagctgttcaaGGTGGTACGGTTACTGGCAGACACTTCAGAAAGCGCAAAAGGCTGTCACCTGTCACACCAGGCCTTTGATCTGAGCTCGTAGAGGAGTGAAATTAAAGCGAACACGGAGGGGAATCGTGTGTGTATTCGTGACGATTTGCAGCCCCAGTGTGCAGGGAGCCGCGCCCGCCTGGGGTCTAGGAGCGGCCGGGGGATGCCGAGGGTCAGT
This portion of the Apteryx mantelli isolate bAptMan1 chromosome 28, bAptMan1.hap1, whole genome shotgun sequence genome encodes:
- the MED1 gene encoding mediator of RNA polymerase II transcription subunit 1 — protein: MKAAPGGAEEVEKLNKMSSLLERLHAKFNQNRPWTETMKLVRQVMEKRVVMNSGGHQHLVSCLETLQKALKVSSLPAMTDRLESIARQNGLGSHLSANGTECYITSDMFYVEVQLDPTGLLCDVKVAHHGENPVSCPELVQHLREKNFDEFSKHLRGLVNLYKLPGDNKLKTKMYLALQSLELDLSKMAGMYWQATNANPLDKILHGSVGYLTPRSGGLLMNLKYYVSPYDLFEEGTGAPIVLHENNVPRALGMNVSVTVEGTMAMYKLPIAPLIMGSHPVDSKGTPSFSSITSANSVDLPACFFLKFPRPIPVSRAFIQKLQGCTGIPLFDTSPTFVPLYELITQFELSKEADPLPLNHNMRFYAALPGQQHCYFLNKDAPLPDGRSLQGTLISKIAFQHPGRVPLILNLIRHQVAYNTLIGSCVKRTVLKEDSPGILQFEVCPLSDSCFSVSFQHPVNDSLVCVVMDVQDSTHVNCKLYKGLSDALICTDDFIAKVVQRCMSIPVTMRAIRRKAETIQADTPALSLIAETVEDMVKKNLPPASSPGYGMTTGSNPMSGTTTPTNTFPGGPITTLFNMSISMKERHDSVGHGEDFSKVSQNPILTSLLQITGNVGSTIGSSPTPPHHTPPPVSSPASNTKNHPMLMNLLKENPPQDFSTLYGSSPLERQNSSSGSPRMEMGPGGNKQKKKKSRIPADKPKHQTEDDFQRELFSMDVDSQNPIFDVNMTADTLDTPHITPAPSQCSTPPTTYPQPIPHSQPSIQRMVRLSSSDSIGADVTDILSDIAEEASKLPTTNEDCPPIGTPVRDSSSSGHSQSALFDPDVFQTNNSENPYTDPADLIADAAVSPNSDSSNHFFPDGVDFNPDLLNSQSQSGFGEEYFDESSQSGDTDDFKGYTPQALSTLGVQVLGSDGGENKFKGSNQSDTVDFSIIAAASKALGSSDLMEHHSGGQSPLLNTGDLGKEKSQKRVKEGNGSGSNMAGPGLDGKPGKRSRTPSSDGKSKEKLPKRKKQETDGKSPSHSSSNRPFTPPASTGGSKSPGSSGRSQTPPGVATPPIPKITIQIPKGTVTVGKPSSHGQYTSSGSVTSSSSKSHHSHSSSSSSSSSSSTSGKIKSSKSEGSSGSKMSSSLYSSQGGSSSGQSKSSAQSVGKPGSSPITKHGLSSGSGSTKMKPQGKPSSLMNPSMSKPNISPSHSRPSGGSDKLASPMKPVPGTPPSKAKSPISSGSGGSHMSGAGSSSSMKSSSGMGSSGSMSQKPPPSSNSSTASSSSFSSSGSSMSSSQNQHGSSKGKSPSRNKKPSLTAVIDKLKHGVVTSGPGGEDPMDGQMGPSSNSSSHTMSSKHNMSGGEFQGKREKSDKEKSKVSVSGGSVDSSKKTSDSKNVGSTGVAKIIISKHDGGSPSIKAKVTLQKPGEGGGDSLRPQMASSKSYGSPLISGSTPKHERCSPSHSKSPAYTPQNIDSESESGSSIAEKSYQNSPSSDDGIRPLPEYSSEKHKKHKKEKKKVKDKDRDRDRDRDKDRDKKKSHSIKPESWSKSPISADQSLSMTSSAIISAERSSRGSPEFLIGEEDDDLMDVALIGN